CGCTCGGGGTCGACATCCGAAATCACGACCTCCTCGATAGGGCGAACTGCTGCGATGGCTTCCAGTTGGCTGTAGGACTGGACGCCAGCGCCCACGATGCCGAGCGACCGTGCCTCAGGGATAGCGAGATGGTCGGTTGCGACTGCTGCGGCCCCACCGGTTCGGAGCATCGTCAGCTCGCGACCGTCCATAATCGACAGTGGAAAGGCGTTCTTTGGATCTGAGTAGATCATCGTTCCCAACACGGTCGGCAGTCCATACTCGGCGCGATTGTCGGGGTGGACGTTGACCCATTTGACGCCCGCCGCATCCCAGCCATCGTTCGTTTCGACCGAATCGCCACGAACGTTGAGATAGGCTGGCATCGACCGAAAATCACCGTTGTACTGCGGGAGATCGATGTAGGATTTGGCTGGCATCTGGGCGTCGTCGCGCTGGTAGGCCCCGAAGGCGTCTTCGAGCGCCGAAATCAGCTGCCCCATCGGTGCGTTCGCCCGGACATCCTCGCTATCGAGCAGCAGCGTGTGCATATAGATTGGTTCGACGCCGTGATATTAACGCGTGGGGTCGTCGACAGCCGCGACTCACGAGTTCGAGAATAGCACCGAGTACCGCAAAATCAATTACTCGACAACAATACCGTTCGGAGAGTCAGCAGGTGGTGTGTGGCCTATCTTCACATCGTCTCGCGGGCGAGGCCCGCGTGGCGGCGAAGCCGCCACGTTAGAGGCGCCAGCGACGCTGGCCGCCCGCTCGACACCGAGGCGGTTTGCCACTCACCGTTGGTTCGTGTTTTCCCGCCTCGCTTACATCGCGCCGCCCATGCCACCCATCCCGCCCATGCCACCCATGCCGCCGGGTGCGCCGCCTTCCTCGTCGCCACCGGAGGTCGACAGATCGCCCGCGGCGATGATGTCGTCGATCTTCAGAACGAGGTTTGCGGCCTCGGTTGCAGACGCCAGGGCCTGCTCTTTGGCGTGGGCTGGCTCGACGATGCCGGCGTCGAAGGTGTCCTCGACGTTGCCGGTGAATGCGTTGAGGCCAGCGTGGGTGTCGCCGCCTTCGTGTTCCGCACGGAGGTCGACGAGCAGGTCAATCGAGTCGAGGCCAGCGTTCTCCGCGAGGACGCGGGGAACGAGTTCGAGCGAATCAGCGAAGGCCTCGACGGCCAGCTGTTCGCGGCCGGAGACCGAGTCGGCGTAATCGCGGAGTCGGGACGCGAGTTCGACCTCAGGTGCGCCACCACCGGCGAGGACGCGACCGTCGGAGACGGTCGTCGAGACGACGTCGATGGCGTCGTTGATACCACGTTCGAGTTCGTCGACGACGTGGTCGGTCGAACCGCGGAGCAGGAGCGTCACGCCGTGGACCTCGTCGCCAGTGCCTTCGACGTAGAACAGCTCGTCGTCCTCGTCGCGTCGGACCGAGCCTTTACCCAGATCGGCGGCGGTCACCGAGTCGACATCGGAGACGACCGAGCCACCGAGGACGTTCTTGAGGAACTTGATGTCGGACTTCTTGGTCCGGCGAATAGCGAGGATGCCCTCTTTGGCAAGGTAGTGCTGGGCGAGGTCGTCGATGCCTTTCTGACAGAAGACGACGTCAGCACCGCTGTCGACGATTGCCTCGACTTTCTGTTTGAGCTGCTTTTCCTCTTGATCGAGGAAGTTCTGGAGCTGATCAGGGGTCTCAATCGAGACTTGGGTGTCGACGTCCGACTCTTCGATCTCGATTGCCTCGTTGAGCAGCAGCGTGTCGGCGCTCTCGAAGTTCGTCGGCATGTCGCCGTGGGCCGCGTTCTTATTGATGACTGCACCGACCAAGAGATCGGACTCTCCGGCCGAGCGGCCGGTCTGGGTCTCGATCTTGACGTTTTCGAGGTCGACGACGTGGGAGCCGTCGTCGGCTTCGACGGTGACCTGCTGGACTGCGCGAACGACGAGATCGGCGAGGACGTCCTTTTCGAGCTCTGCGCCCTTGCCGGTCATCGAGGTCTCGGCGACCTTCTGGAGCAGCTGTTCATCGTCAGGGTCGACTGGCTCGGCGATGTTGTCGACTTCTTCGCGGGCTTTCTCGCTTGCGAGGTGGTAGCCTTTGATAATCGCAGTCGGGTGGATCTCCTGTTCGAGAAGGTCCTCGGCATTCTTCAGGAGTTCGCCGGCGATTGCGACGGCGGTCGTCGTGCCGTCGCCTGCCTCGTCTTCCTGTGTCTCGGCGACTTCGACGATCATCTCGGCGGTCGGGTTGTCGATGTCCATCTCGGTGAGGATGGTGACACCATCGTTGGTGATGGTGACATCGCCCATCGAGTTGACGAGCATCTTGTCCATCCCTTTCGGTCCGAGTGTCGACCGTACGGCCTCGGCGACTGACCGGGCTGCAGAGATGTTATACTGCTGGGCGTCCTTATCTTGGACGCGCTGTGAATCCTCTCCGAGAATGATCATCGGCTGACCTTGCTGCATACGCTGACTCATAGTACACCTGATTGATTGTTTGTGATTCTATATAAATTCTGTGGTAGCGAGAGGACCACCGGCGACCAGAGATATTGGATTGATGATCAGTAAACACACGGCAGGCTGTACAATCAAGACAATTCGTGTGCCTCGATAACACACGACTTTATTTGGTGTGTGACGGTGATTTTTGCACTTTTATATACTGTGTCGGACGGTAGTCGACACCTACTTTGAAAGTAATCACTGCATTATTGCTGGTAACCAGTCTGTATCTGTCGACAAGCGGTAGCAATCGCTAGTAATGTAACTTCGACGAGGAGAACGAGAGGGGTCGGTTATGTTTCGAGTTCGCTCGGATCGGTGAGGAACTCACTGTCGACACGATCAGGTTCGGGTGGCCTGGCCTGTTCACCCAGTAACTCTCGCTCGCGGTTGTTCAGTTTCGACTCTAGCTGTGCGAGCTTGTTGCGGCCTTTCCGTTCGCGGCCTGCTTTCGTGTCTGGCATTGTCAACCGTGTCAAGGAATGCCATGGTTATGAAGCTTTCTATGTCGACAACTGTTCACATGCACCGCTCTTGAGTGAATACGCTGTCAGAAATGCTTGCATAGAGAGTCGACGGAGTTGATATTGGTACACCCGAACGCACGGCCAGAACAGGGATTTGAACTCACTCGCTCGGCTTCGCCTCGCTCACGGGTGCAGAGCACCCGTTCGCTAGCGTGGCGCATAGC
This sequence is a window from Halohasta litchfieldiae. Protein-coding genes within it:
- a CDS encoding ornithine cyclodeaminase family protein; this encodes MHTLLLDSEDVRANAPMGQLISALEDAFGAYQRDDAQMPAKSYIDLPQYNGDFRSMPAYLNVRGDSVETNDGWDAAGVKWVNVHPDNRAEYGLPTVLGTMIYSDPKNAFPLSIMDGRELTMLRTGGAAAVATDHLAIPEARSLGIVGAGVQSYSQLEAIAAVRPIEEVVISDVDPERAAEFIDQFEDRFEIRAGSVAEAAGCDVLSTVTPVESPIVDREDVGDHTHINAIGADAAGKHELADQILLDAKLVIDDYEQTTHSGEINVPYSEGTLTDDDIYGSLGEIVVDQKEGRTVDDGITVFDSTGLAIQDVAAAHVVYTQATENGNGTEFDLLGVAE
- the thsB gene encoding thermosome subunit beta; translation: MIILGEDSQRVQDKDAQQYNISAARSVAEAVRSTLGPKGMDKMLVNSMGDVTITNDGVTILTEMDIDNPTAEMIVEVAETQEDEAGDGTTTAVAIAGELLKNAEDLLEQEIHPTAIIKGYHLASEKAREEVDNIAEPVDPDDEQLLQKVAETSMTGKGAELEKDVLADLVVRAVQQVTVEADDGSHVVDLENVKIETQTGRSAGESDLLVGAVINKNAAHGDMPTNFESADTLLLNEAIEIEESDVDTQVSIETPDQLQNFLDQEEKQLKQKVEAIVDSGADVVFCQKGIDDLAQHYLAKEGILAIRRTKKSDIKFLKNVLGGSVVSDVDSVTAADLGKGSVRRDEDDELFYVEGTGDEVHGVTLLLRGSTDHVVDELERGINDAIDVVSTTVSDGRVLAGGGAPEVELASRLRDYADSVSGREQLAVEAFADSLELVPRVLAENAGLDSIDLLVDLRAEHEGGDTHAGLNAFTGNVEDTFDAGIVEPAHAKEQALASATEAANLVLKIDDIIAAGDLSTSGGDEEGGAPGGMGGMGGMGGMGGAM